Proteins found in one Bacteroidota bacterium genomic segment:
- a CDS encoding efflux RND transporter periplasmic adaptor subunit yields the protein MANIKSRKKLIIFSIIGALVIVLTLLVIMGSKKEVVISVETEKVVRRTITQTVTATGKINPEVQVVITPEVSGEIIELPVKEGMKVKKGDLLMKIKPDIYLAERDRASAQLSSAKASLVQSESQNKRASDLSKKGLISTSELEAASTGYQVAKSQYDQADAALKQAQESLRKTTIYSPMDGTISGLKVELGERVLGTSQFQGTEVMTVADLSRMEARVDVGENDIVLISIGDTARISVDALPDRKLTGVVYEIGNSAKTKGLGTQEEVTNFEVKLRITDKDVVLRPGMSETATIETETKSNVLAVPIQSVTIRSDKKDKEKMEPSESDQLAANDSKIKQQKNEKPQEVVFVVDNSNAKTIGVKRGISDDSYTEIVSGLAEGKEVVSGSYKAINRELEDGVKVKVDNNKKKSPTPGAK from the coding sequence ATGGCAAACATAAAGTCGCGAAAGAAACTCATCATCTTCTCGATCATCGGCGCTCTCGTGATCGTGCTGACCCTGCTCGTGATCATGGGAAGCAAGAAAGAGGTGGTCATCTCCGTCGAGACGGAGAAGGTCGTGAGGCGGACCATCACGCAGACCGTGACCGCGACCGGGAAGATCAATCCCGAGGTCCAGGTCGTGATCACGCCCGAGGTGAGCGGCGAGATCATCGAGCTTCCGGTGAAGGAAGGAATGAAAGTGAAGAAGGGCGATCTCCTGATGAAGATCAAACCCGACATCTATCTCGCCGAGCGGGATCGCGCGAGCGCGCAGCTCAGTTCGGCGAAAGCCAGCCTCGTGCAAAGCGAGTCTCAGAACAAGCGGGCGAGCGACCTCTCCAAGAAGGGGCTGATCTCGACCTCCGAGCTCGAGGCGGCCAGCACCGGGTACCAGGTGGCGAAATCGCAATACGACCAGGCGGACGCCGCGCTGAAGCAGGCGCAGGAGAGCCTCCGCAAGACCACGATCTACTCCCCGATGGACGGGACGATCAGCGGCCTGAAGGTCGAGCTGGGCGAGCGGGTGCTCGGGACGAGCCAGTTTCAGGGAACCGAGGTGATGACCGTGGCCGACCTCTCGCGCATGGAGGCGCGCGTCGATGTCGGAGAGAACGACATCGTGCTGATCTCGATCGGGGATACGGCGCGGATTTCGGTGGACGCGCTCCCGGACCGGAAGCTGACGGGGGTCGTCTATGAGATCGGCAATTCCGCAAAGACCAAGGGCCTCGGCACGCAGGAAGAGGTCACGAATTTCGAGGTGAAGCTCCGCATCACCGACAAGGACGTCGTTCTGCGGCCCGGTATGTCGGAGACGGCCACGATCGAGACGGAGACCAAGAGCAACGTGCTCGCCGTCCCGATCCAGAGCGTCACGATCCGGTCCGATAAGAAGGACAAGGAGAAGATGGAGCCTTCGGAGTCCGACCAGCTCGCCGCCAACGATTCCAAGATCAAGCAGCAGAAGAACGAAAAGCCGCAGGAAGTCGTCTTCGTGGTGGACAACAGCAACGCGAAAACCATCGGCGTGAAGCGTGGAATCTCGGACGATTCCTACACCGAGATCGTCTCGGGTCTCGCGGAAGGGAAGGAAGTCGTTTCCGGAAGCTATAAGGCCATCAACCGCGAGCTGGAAGACGGCGTCAAGGTCAAGGTCGACAACAACAAGAAGAAGTCCCCGACCCCCGGCGCGAAGTAA